The following is a genomic window from Bosea sp. RAC05.
ATCTTGAAGGTTCGCTTGAATGCAGCTGAGCGCGCGATTTACGATAGCGTAACTGATGCGCTGCGTCGCCAAGCCTACGGCTCGGACACTGTGAACACGCTGGTCCTCATCGCCCGGCAGCGCCAGCTTGCCAGCTCGATCGCCGCCACCTTGGCGGCCTGGCGCGACGGATCCGGCGCCGCGAGTCTACTCGCCGAAGAGTTGGACCTACCACTCGACCCCGACGAAATCGTCCCCCTTCAGGTTCGCACGCTTCCGGCCCCGGTCGGTACTCCGCAGTCAATGGAGGCGCAGGACACAAAATTCGCGGTTTTTCAGCGCTTTATCGAAGGATGGCTTACGCTCCATCCGAACGATAAACTTGTCGTCTTCTCCTTCTTCCGCGGGACGCTGCGCTACCTTGAGAAACGTCTGAGGGAGGGCGGATTCGCGACTGCACTGATTCTGGGAGGCATGGGCGAGGCCAAGGATGAGGAACTCGCACGCTTCGCTGATCCGAACGGACCAAGCATCCTCCTATCCTCCGAGGTTGGCAGCGAGGGCATCGATCTGCAGTTTTCGCGCGTCGTCGTGAACTACGACCTGCCATGGAACCCGATGAGGGTCGAACAGCGCATCGGCCGTATCGACCGGCTTGGCCAGAAGTCGGACAAGATCACGGTGGTCAGCCTCGTAATTGAGGACACGATTGAGGAGGCTATCCTCGATCGGCTCTATAACCGGATCAGGATCTTCGAGGAGTCGATTGGTGACATAGAAGAAATTCTGGGCGAGACGGTTGATGATCTCGTGATCGAGTATTTTCGCGACGGCCTCTCTGATAGCCAAATGGCGGAGCGCCTTGAGCAGAACGCGCTGGCCGCCGCGCAGCACCGGCTGGAGGTCGCCCACCTTGAGGACCAAGCGCCGGAACTCGCCGGCAGCATGGACTTTATTCTATCCTCGATCCAGGCCGGGCGGGAGGCCGGCCGATGGATACGGCCTGACGACTTGCGCGACTTTCTTCTTGACGTCCTCCTGGAGGCCTATCCGGGATCGCGGTTCGAGGAAGATGCGGATGAGAAGAACCTCTTTCGCATCACCCTCAGTCCAGCCGCCGGCGCCGCCTTCGCCCGCTTCGTGGAGCATACCCGCCCTCAACGAGGCACTCGCTTCCAGATGCCTGGCGCCGAGGTTGCCGTCGTCTTCGAGCCGAGTCTGCGGATCAAGCGGCATCCGCGTCCGGAAACCCTCGACATCACCCATCCGCTTATCGGCTTCGCCCGCTCCCTTGCAACCGGTCAAGCGATACCCGCGCAGCCTGTAGCAGCCATCGTGCTACCGAGCAGTTTCACCGACGCGCCATCCGGCGTGTATGTCTTCGCAGTCGATCATTGGCGGCTCCAGGGCGTCCGCCAGGACATCCGTCAGCAGGTCTTCGTCATGAACGTGGAGACCGGTGAACGACTAAACCCAATCGTCGGCGATAGGCTTGTCGACTTTGCCGTCCGGCAAGGAAAGCGGGCGGATCTCTCGGAATTTGACGATTTGAAGCCCACCCTCACCGAAGCCTTCCTGAGCTGCGAGCGCGAGCTAGAGGATCTCTTTCTTTCGGAGATGCATGCTTTCCGGCTGGAAAATGCCCGGCGGCTCGAGCAGGG
Proteins encoded in this region:
- a CDS encoding SNF2-related protein — its product is MYVLYPSGEEEPVPLAELELTPINEQRNDAFAAGRFSEPRAIARTLVSEKIRGELTDVMYSMGAGNATFYPHQFKPVLTFLASTLGRILIADEVGLGKTIEALYIWRELQARVGARRLLVVCPAALRNKWQGELRERFALDAKIVGARDLLGLAREASSDPTRAFCAIAGIESIRSRRAEAESEERRSVRADLGAFLLDHEAGAEFAPFDLVVVDEAHYLRNPNTANHQIGQMLAAAAGHLVLLTATPIQIGSENLFNLLRLVDPDRFVSLESFESLRRANSAVTRALNALRCSPCDQPAFVRALSDMAQSRFFRSDPLVGGWRETPPDLTSYEERTRIARELEERSLLSGVLTRTRKRDVIQNRVIREPRILKVRLNAAERAIYDSVTDALRRQAYGSDTVNTLVLIARQRQLASSIAATLAAWRDGSGAASLLAEELDLPLDPDEIVPLQVRTLPAPVGTPQSMEAQDTKFAVFQRFIEGWLTLHPNDKLVVFSFFRGTLRYLEKRLREGGFATALILGGMGEAKDEELARFADPNGPSILLSSEVGSEGIDLQFSRVVVNYDLPWNPMRVEQRIGRIDRLGQKSDKITVVSLVIEDTIEEAILDRLYNRIRIFEESIGDIEEILGETVDDLVIEYFRDGLSDSQMAERLEQNALAAAQHRLEVAHLEDQAPELAGSMDFILSSIQAGREAGRWIRPDDLRDFLLDVLLEAYPGSRFEEDADEKNLFRITLSPAAGAAFARFVEHTRPQRGTRFQMPGAEVAVVFEPSLRIKRHPRPETLDITHPLIGFARSLATGQAIPAQPVAAIVLPSSFTDAPSGVYVFAVDHWRLQGVRQDIRQQVFVMNVETGERLNPIVGDRLVDFAVRQGKRADLSEFDDLKPTLTEAFLSCERELEDLFLSEMHAFRLENARRLEQGRILVQDRSAARLSELRQRHESQRRSDDERRRRAAQMTQGLIAKLEADRDQRLAKLEEAAKASTTRRSVAGGLVIVEG